The Actinomycetota bacterium genome has a segment encoding these proteins:
- the trpA gene encoding tryptophan synthase subunit alpha has protein sequence MTGPDRPGVRDTLEDRRRDDRRALVCYLPAGYPDLDTSVACLHAADEAGADLLEIGFPFSDPIMDGPTIQAACQHALDRGYRVDDFLDVARRVTAATPAPALVMTYFTIAAVRGLAPFARDCADAGLSGAILPDLPAGESGSWLAAARDAGLETVFLAASVSSEARLAAISAASTGFVYATGLLGVTGVDAVRRSARDLVSRIRQHTNLPVLVGVGVSTPQQARDVAGYADGVIVGSALVRAAGDGDPAGAPDRVAALVGALRAGVDAAAPRPAPGATRA, from the coding sequence GTGACCGGACCCGACCGACCCGGCGTGCGCGACACGCTCGAGGACCGCCGTCGGGACGACCGCCGCGCACTCGTGTGCTACCTCCCGGCTGGCTACCCGGACCTCGACACGTCGGTGGCGTGCCTGCACGCCGCCGACGAGGCCGGTGCGGACCTGCTCGAGATCGGCTTCCCGTTCAGCGACCCGATCATGGACGGGCCCACCATCCAGGCGGCCTGCCAGCACGCGCTCGACCGCGGCTACCGCGTGGACGACTTCCTCGACGTGGCGCGCCGCGTGACGGCCGCCACCCCAGCGCCGGCGCTGGTCATGACCTACTTCACGATCGCGGCGGTCCGAGGGCTCGCCCCGTTCGCCCGCGACTGCGCCGACGCGGGGCTGTCAGGCGCGATCCTCCCCGACCTGCCCGCCGGCGAGTCCGGATCCTGGCTCGCTGCCGCGCGCGACGCCGGTCTCGAGACGGTCTTCCTCGCTGCGTCCGTCAGCTCGGAGGCGCGCCTGGCCGCGATCTCGGCGGCCTCGACCGGGTTCGTCTACGCCACCGGGTTGCTCGGTGTCACCGGGGTCGATGCGGTACGGCGGTCGGCCCGCGACCTGGTGTCGCGCATCCGCCAACACACCAACCTCCCGGTCCTGGTGGGGGTCGGTGTCTCCACGCCGCAACAGGCCCGTGACGTCGCCGGGTACGCCGACGGGGTCATCGTCGGGTCGGCGTTGGTGCGTGCCGCCGGCGACGGCGACCCTGCCGGCGCGCCCGACCGGGTCGCTGCGCTGGTCGGGGCCCTCCGCGCGGGCGTCGACGCCGCGGCGCCCCGCCCCGCCCCCGGAGCCACGCGTGCCTGA
- a CDS encoding indole-3-glycerol phosphate synthase TrpC gives MSSYLDELVAGAHARLDAARDAEPLDALRERALQVAPGPSLDVALRGPGVAVIAEIKRASPSRGPLAPELDAVAQAEAYRDGGAAAVSVLTEPDRFLGSLDDLAAVARLEIPTLRKDFVVAPYQVWEARAAGASAVLLVVAALGPHDTQRLLQSCREAQLDALVEVHNEQEAALAYEAGAAIVGINARDLNTFEVDQTIFGRVRPALPDSVVTVAESALSGPEDVRAIALAGADAVLVGESLITAPDPRAAVALFVSAGASPTTATEYR, from the coding sequence GTGAGCAGTTACCTCGATGAGTTGGTCGCCGGCGCCCACGCCCGGCTCGACGCCGCGCGGGACGCCGAGCCGCTCGACGCCCTCCGCGAACGGGCGCTGCAGGTCGCACCCGGGCCCTCGCTGGACGTGGCGTTGCGCGGGCCGGGCGTGGCGGTCATCGCCGAGATCAAACGAGCGTCGCCGTCGCGCGGGCCCCTCGCGCCCGAGCTCGACGCGGTCGCCCAGGCAGAGGCGTACCGTGACGGCGGCGCCGCGGCGGTCAGCGTCCTGACCGAGCCCGACCGGTTCCTGGGCAGCCTCGACGACCTGGCGGCGGTCGCCCGGCTGGAGATCCCCACCCTGCGCAAGGACTTCGTCGTGGCGCCGTACCAGGTGTGGGAGGCCCGAGCGGCGGGAGCCTCCGCGGTGCTGCTGGTCGTCGCCGCCCTCGGTCCCCACGACACCCAGCGACTGCTCCAGTCGTGCCGCGAGGCGCAGCTCGACGCGCTCGTCGAGGTCCACAACGAACAGGAAGCTGCCCTCGCCTACGAGGCGGGCGCCGCGATCGTCGGGATCAACGCCCGTGATCTCAACACCTTCGAGGTCGACCAGACGATCTTCGGGCGGGTCCGCCCGGCCCTGCCCGACTCGGTCGTCACCGTGGCCGAGTCGGCCCTGAGCGGACCCGAGGACGTGCGGGCGATCGCGCTGGCCGGTGCCGACGCGGTGCTGGTCGGCGAGTCGCTGATCACCGCGCCCGACCCCCGCGCCGCGGTCGCGCTGTTCGTCTCGGCCGGCGCATCGCCCACCACCGCGACGGAGTACCGGTGA
- the hisI gene encoding phosphoribosyl-AMP cyclohydrolase, which translates to MSITDLRFDDRGLIPAVVQQHDTGEVLMVAWMSDESLALTLERGETVFWSRSRQELWHKGATSGNIQKVQQILADCDGDTLLVLVDAGSGPACHTGERTCFHRDLAEGAVDGK; encoded by the coding sequence TTGTCGATCACCGACCTGAGGTTCGACGACCGCGGGTTGATCCCCGCGGTGGTGCAGCAACACGACACCGGCGAGGTGCTGATGGTGGCGTGGATGAGCGACGAGTCCCTCGCCCTCACCCTCGAGCGCGGCGAGACGGTGTTCTGGTCACGGTCCAGGCAGGAGCTGTGGCACAAGGGCGCGACCTCCGGGAACATCCAGAAGGTGCAGCAGATCCTGGCCGACTGCGACGGGGACACCCTTCTGGTCCTGGTCGACGCCGGGAGCGGCCCGGCCTGCCACACCGGCGAACGAACCTGCTTCCACCGTGACCTGGCCGAGGGGGCGGTCGACGGCAAGTGA
- the trpB gene encoding tryptophan synthase subunit beta, whose protein sequence is MAHHRDGVPVNAIPDRTFGRFGGQFVPEALVGALEQLEAAWEAARNDPAFEAELTRLQHDYGGRPTPLYLAERLSQAAGVATYLKREDLAHTGSHKLNNVLGQALLAVRMGKERVIAETGAGQHGVATATAAALFGLRCMIYMGEEDCRRQRLNVVRMRLLGAEVIPVAAGTRTLKDAINEAMRDWVTNVETTHYLIGSVVGPHPFPTLIRDLQRVIGDETLIQFDEHVGGLPEAVVACVGGGSNAIGSFHAFVPHRGVRLVGVEAAGEGLGSGRSAATLTEGREAVLHGARSFALVDDDGQVLPAHSVSAGLDYPGVGPEHAYLKDTGRAEYVAATDEQALRAFRTLAELEGILPALEPAHAIGWLLDHGRVAFGDGARIVVTLSGRGDKDVDEVARLTGLEA, encoded by the coding sequence ATCGCCCACCACCGCGACGGAGTACCGGTGAACGCCATCCCGGACCGAACCTTCGGCCGCTTCGGAGGACAGTTCGTCCCCGAAGCCCTGGTCGGCGCCCTCGAACAGCTCGAGGCCGCCTGGGAGGCCGCGCGGAACGACCCCGCGTTCGAGGCGGAGCTGACCCGGCTGCAGCACGACTACGGCGGGCGCCCCACGCCGCTGTACCTGGCCGAGCGGCTGTCACAGGCAGCGGGCGTGGCCACGTACCTGAAGCGGGAGGATCTCGCCCACACCGGGAGCCACAAGCTCAACAACGTCCTCGGCCAGGCGCTCCTCGCCGTCCGGATGGGCAAGGAGAGGGTCATCGCCGAGACCGGCGCCGGCCAGCACGGCGTGGCCACCGCGACCGCCGCCGCCCTGTTCGGCCTGCGGTGCATGATCTACATGGGGGAGGAGGACTGCCGCCGCCAGCGCCTGAACGTTGTGCGGATGCGTCTGCTGGGAGCCGAGGTGATCCCGGTCGCGGCCGGGACCCGGACCCTGAAGGACGCCATCAACGAGGCCATGCGCGACTGGGTGACGAACGTGGAGACCACCCACTACCTGATCGGGTCCGTGGTCGGCCCCCACCCGTTCCCCACCCTGATCCGCGACCTTCAGCGTGTCATCGGTGACGAGACGCTGATCCAGTTCGACGAGCACGTCGGCGGGCTGCCCGAAGCGGTCGTCGCGTGCGTCGGCGGCGGGTCGAACGCGATAGGGAGCTTCCACGCGTTCGTGCCGCACCGGGGAGTGCGGCTGGTCGGCGTGGAAGCCGCCGGGGAGGGGCTCGGCTCGGGGCGGTCGGCAGCCACGCTGACAGAAGGGCGTGAGGCGGTGCTGCACGGGGCGCGCTCGTTCGCGTTGGTCGACGACGACGGCCAGGTGCTTCCTGCGCACAGCGTGTCGGCGGGGCTGGACTACCCGGGGGTGGGACCCGAGCACGCGTACCTGAAGGACACTGGCCGGGCCGAGTACGTCGCCGCCACCGACGAGCAGGCGCTCCGCGCCTTCCGGACGCTGGCGGAACTCGAGGGGATCCTCCCGGCGTTGGAACCGGCCCACGCCATCGGCTGGCTCCTCGACCACGGACGTGTGGCCTTCGGCGACGGGGCGCGGATCGTGGTGACCTTGTCGGGGCGGGGCGACAAGGACGTCGACGAGGTCGCGCGCCTCACAGGGCTCGAAGCGTGA
- the trpE gene encoding anthranilate synthase component I, producing the protein MTSHRPSREQFLRLAGDHAVVPVWREILSDLETPLSVYAKLSGRGPSFLLESAEHGERWGRYSFVGLEPFLILRGRDGTVSWDGGVPAAARDATGPLDALDKVTRALTGPAIPGLPPLHSGAVGYIGWDAVREIERIPITGRDDLHIPDVVMLFPRHVVAVDHLLQKLTVVTNVVIGDDPGDQYDQACGMTDGLVARLAAAAPSTLAEPPSTEPVEDAQSNLTPGQYQAMVARAKEHIAAGDVFQVVPSQRFGVPTRASPFDVYRMLRVINPSPYLFLFDLGELHIVGSSPEALVRVQGRRAETWPIAGTRPRGPTLEEDRRLEGELLTSDKERAEHVMLVDLGRNDLGRVCEVGTVSVDELMVVERYSHVMHLVSRVTGTLRADVTPVDVLRAVFPAGTVSGAPKVRAMEIIDELEPTRRGAYAGAIGYVDLSGNVDTCIALRTLVLRDGVAYAQAGAGVVADSDPPAEEAETRSKAMALLTAVRAAERLSG; encoded by the coding sequence GTGACCAGTCACCGGCCGTCGCGCGAGCAGTTCCTACGGTTGGCTGGTGACCACGCGGTCGTGCCGGTCTGGCGTGAGATCCTGTCAGACCTCGAGACCCCGCTGTCCGTCTACGCCAAGCTTTCGGGTCGGGGGCCGTCCTTCCTGCTCGAGTCGGCCGAGCACGGCGAGCGTTGGGGCCGGTACTCGTTCGTTGGGCTGGAGCCGTTCCTGATCCTGCGCGGCCGCGACGGGACGGTGTCGTGGGACGGTGGCGTGCCGGCCGCGGCCCGGGACGCGACCGGGCCGCTGGACGCGCTCGACAAGGTGACCCGTGCGCTGACCGGCCCGGCGATCCCCGGCCTGCCGCCGCTGCACAGCGGCGCCGTCGGGTACATCGGCTGGGATGCCGTCCGCGAGATCGAACGCATCCCGATCACCGGCCGTGACGACCTGCACATCCCCGACGTCGTGATGCTCTTCCCGCGCCACGTCGTCGCGGTCGACCACCTCCTGCAAAAGCTCACCGTCGTCACCAACGTCGTGATCGGCGACGATCCTGGCGACCAGTACGACCAGGCCTGCGGCATGACCGACGGGCTCGTCGCGCGTCTGGCCGCCGCCGCGCCCTCCACCCTGGCTGAGCCTCCGTCGACCGAGCCGGTCGAGGATGCCCAGTCGAACCTCACGCCCGGCCAGTACCAGGCGATGGTGGCGCGCGCCAAGGAGCACATCGCCGCGGGCGACGTCTTCCAGGTCGTGCCCAGCCAGCGCTTCGGGGTGCCGACCCGCGCATCGCCGTTCGACGTGTACCGGATGCTGCGTGTGATCAACCCATCACCGTACCTCTTCCTGTTCGACCTGGGCGAGCTGCACATCGTCGGTTCGTCGCCGGAGGCCCTGGTCCGCGTCCAAGGCAGGCGTGCGGAGACCTGGCCGATCGCCGGGACACGACCGCGCGGACCGACGCTCGAGGAGGATCGTCGCCTCGAAGGCGAACTACTCACCAGCGACAAGGAACGCGCCGAGCACGTGATGCTGGTGGACCTGGGCCGCAACGACCTCGGCCGGGTCTGCGAGGTCGGGACCGTCAGCGTGGACGAGTTGATGGTCGTGGAGCGCTACTCGCACGTGATGCATCTGGTGAGCCGAGTGACCGGGACGCTGCGGGCCGACGTGACCCCTGTCGACGTCCTACGCGCGGTGTTCCCGGCCGGCACGGTGTCGGGCGCTCCCAAGGTGCGGGCGATGGAGATCATCGACGAGCTCGAGCCCACCCGCCGCGGGGCCTACGCAGGCGCCATCGGGTACGTCGACCTGTCCGGGAACGTCGACACCTGCATCGCGCTCCGCACGCTGGTGCTCCGCGACGGCGTCGCGTACGCGCAGGCGGGCGCCGGTGTGGTCGCCGACAGTGATCCTCCGGCCGAGGAAGCCGAGACGCGGAGCAAGGCGATGGCGCTCCTCACCGCGGTCCGAGCCGCAGAGCGCCTGTCCGGCTGA
- a CDS encoding M28 family peptidase codes for MRAAHALTALGPRPAGSPADSQARQLIADRLGGAGWSVVEEPFPLPQGGVTANVVAWRDLDPRGGAHVVVGGHHDTVAGSPGANDNASGVGVLLAVARELADEETGVPVVLVAFGAEEYQPSEPRQHHLGSDRYAAGHADRVVAALSVDMVGNGDVTCICWSDVGPATLAQRLQHVAAETGLTGYEVQTRGDISDHGPFARRRVPAALLWTFLDEVYHSPRDTPEHLRPTDLRRAGDLTLSFLRSLGPQDANGLAPATPAPRDRAVAGTAPRPVTTMAPTLVPPIRDVV; via the coding sequence ATGCGAGCCGCGCATGCGCTGACCGCGCTCGGTCCGCGCCCCGCTGGCAGCCCCGCCGACAGCCAGGCCCGCCAACTGATCGCCGACCGGTTGGGGGGCGCTGGCTGGAGCGTGGTCGAGGAACCGTTCCCGCTCCCGCAGGGCGGCGTGACGGCCAACGTGGTGGCGTGGCGCGACCTCGACCCGCGCGGCGGAGCACACGTGGTCGTCGGCGGCCACCACGACACCGTGGCGGGGTCTCCGGGCGCCAACGACAACGCCAGCGGGGTCGGGGTGCTGCTGGCCGTGGCTCGGGAGCTGGCCGACGAGGAAACGGGCGTCCCGGTGGTGTTGGTCGCGTTCGGCGCCGAGGAGTACCAGCCGTCCGAGCCTCGCCAGCACCACCTCGGGTCCGACCGCTACGCCGCGGGCCACGCCGATCGGGTGGTCGCCGCACTCAGCGTGGACATGGTCGGCAACGGCGACGTGACCTGTATCTGCTGGTCCGACGTCGGCCCGGCCACCCTCGCCCAGCGGCTGCAGCACGTGGCCGCCGAGACCGGTCTCACCGGGTACGAGGTCCAGACGCGCGGAGACATCAGCGACCACGGCCCGTTCGCCCGCCGCCGCGTCCCCGCGGCGCTTCTGTGGACGTTCCTCGACGAGGTCTACCACTCGCCCCGCGACACCCCCGAGCATCTGCGCCCGACCGATCTGCGTCGGGCAGGTGACCTCACGCTGTCGTTCCTGCGGAGCCTGGGCCCCCAGGACGCCAACGGCCTGGCACCGGCCACGCCCGCCCCGCGCGACAGGGCCGTAGCCGGTACCGCGCCGCGGCCAGTCACTACCATGGCGCCGACCCTGGTCCCGCCCATCCGGGACGTCGTGTGA
- a CDS encoding NAD(P)H-dependent oxidoreductase, with protein sequence MSDISILGFAGSLREGSYNRALLDTAAGRAPEGMRIEIFDLASIPLYNRDVEVQGDPEPVAEFKRRIDASDGVLIATPEYQHGIPGVLKNALDWASRPPGQSVMEGKPVAMMGASPSPVGTARAHLQLRRTLLYLEADIVSTPEVLVSSASEKFEDGRLVDEDSLGFLDQLLETFADHIRQR encoded by the coding sequence ATGTCTGACATCTCGATCCTCGGATTCGCCGGGAGTTTGCGGGAGGGCTCCTACAACCGGGCGCTGCTCGACACGGCGGCGGGACGGGCGCCAGAGGGCATGCGCATCGAGATCTTCGATCTCGCGTCGATCCCGCTGTACAACCGTGACGTCGAGGTGCAGGGCGACCCCGAGCCGGTGGCCGAGTTCAAGCGACGCATCGACGCGTCGGATGGCGTGCTCATCGCCACGCCCGAGTACCAGCACGGCATCCCGGGGGTCTTGAAGAACGCGCTCGACTGGGCGTCACGCCCGCCGGGACAGTCGGTCATGGAGGGCAAGCCGGTGGCGATGATGGGGGCGAGCCCGAGCCCGGTCGGGACCGCACGGGCGCACCTGCAGCTGCGGCGCACGCTGCTGTACCTCGAGGCGGACATCGTCAGCACCCCGGAGGTGCTCGTCTCGTCGGCGTCGGAGAAGTTCGAGGACGGCCGTCTCGTCGACGAGGACAGCCTGGGGTTCCTCGACCAGCTCCTCGAGACGTTCGCCGACCACATCCGCCAGCGTTGA